One window from the genome of Fulvivirga lutea encodes:
- a CDS encoding GbsR/MarR family transcriptional regulator — protein MQFDEAKEEFIKNWGALGTSWGINKTVAQIFALLMISPRELSVEEIMEELQISRGNVSMNLRTLIDWGLVYKTTHKGERKEYFYCERDIWAVTRKVAEVRKNREIQPVVKVLEQVSQLEGKETEETKEFKRVMNELLEVVRTTDQTLTYFINSDRTWVSKTILEFLKNKKG, from the coding sequence ATGCAATTTGATGAGGCCAAAGAAGAATTTATCAAAAACTGGGGTGCCTTAGGTACTTCGTGGGGCATTAATAAAACTGTCGCCCAAATTTTTGCCCTTCTCATGATCAGCCCCCGTGAATTATCTGTTGAAGAAATTATGGAAGAGCTGCAAATCTCACGAGGCAATGTAAGCATGAATCTTCGCACGTTGATTGACTGGGGATTAGTTTATAAAACAACACACAAAGGAGAACGGAAGGAATATTTTTACTGTGAACGGGATATCTGGGCTGTAACACGTAAGGTGGCAGAAGTGAGAAAAAACCGTGAAATTCAACCAGTAGTTAAAGTGTTGGAACAGGTCTCACAACTTGAGGGAAAAGAAACTGAAGAAACCAAAGAGTTCAAGCGTGTAATGAATGAGTTACTGGAAGTGGTAAGAACAACTGATCAAACCTTAACCTACTTCATCAATAGCGATAGAACTTGGGTCTCAAAAACAATCCTCGAATTTCTTAAAAATAAGAAAGGCTAA
- a CDS encoding DUF2452 domain-containing protein gives MADKEEKKIGSVVVMSDEELERLRDKITTTPSTLPYAHHAGSALIKPEDKGKIKGQALAAMHEQSQMHLDKIYEQMKLLVKQAEEVHSRIEISEQIYQAEMKFKPLVGHIYHLYEKKDGNQLLSLISPKEWGASMPFNRFIATVKLLSDHTWMVEEEGD, from the coding sequence ATGGCAGATAAAGAAGAAAAGAAAATAGGAAGTGTAGTAGTTATGTCTGACGAAGAGTTGGAACGACTTAGAGATAAGATTACAACCACACCGTCTACATTGCCCTATGCACATCATGCAGGTAGTGCATTAATTAAACCGGAAGACAAAGGAAAGATAAAAGGGCAAGCCCTCGCTGCGATGCATGAGCAAAGTCAGATGCATCTGGATAAAATTTATGAGCAAATGAAATTGCTTGTAAAACAAGCCGAGGAGGTACATAGCAGAATAGAAATATCTGAGCAAATCTATCAGGCCGAGATGAAGTTTAAGCCACTCGTTGGTCACATATATCATTTGTATGAAAAGAAAGATGGAAATCAATTGCTATCCTTGATTTCTCCTAAAGAGTGGGGTGCCAGTATGCCTTTTAATAGGTTTATAGCTACTGTCAAGTTGCTGTCAGACCATACCTGGATGGTTGAAGAAGAGGGTGATTAA
- a CDS encoding DUF4249 family protein gives MSKVITYRIITFLFIAFSISGCLPDPLPVNDVPVAQKTVVVGSQNLPDQFLVVSLTENFGALDAGPDSDLEEILNDVLITGIDVNVEVNNEEYPLNNNGFGLYIGNDVPEITGATYTLNFISPFNQLPVTASTQLPEFIGFDSLNVYVNETPFDTLISVDMRIQDPPQKNWYMINVQTFNEDFDIQERPYVELLEDSEFNGTTYNHQFVTPFQDYVTGDTVLVSMANITEEYYNFLEIRKDNRFSLLDGLGEPVNYPSNVENGIGFFHVHQSDIRLFILVE, from the coding sequence ATGAGCAAGGTAATTACATATCGAATAATCACATTTCTTTTTATCGCATTTAGCATTTCAGGTTGCCTGCCAGATCCTTTACCTGTGAATGATGTACCTGTAGCACAGAAAACTGTTGTAGTTGGTTCGCAAAACTTACCAGACCAATTTTTAGTGGTATCACTCACAGAAAACTTTGGCGCCTTAGACGCAGGGCCTGATTCCGATTTGGAAGAAATACTAAATGATGTGCTAATTACAGGTATCGATGTAAATGTTGAGGTTAATAATGAAGAGTACCCTCTTAACAACAATGGTTTTGGTTTATACATTGGAAATGATGTTCCTGAAATAACTGGAGCCACTTATACCCTCAATTTTATAAGTCCTTTTAACCAATTACCGGTAACGGCCTCTACTCAACTTCCTGAATTTATTGGGTTTGACAGCCTGAATGTTTATGTGAATGAGACACCTTTCGATACTCTAATAAGTGTTGATATGAGAATACAAGACCCACCTCAGAAAAACTGGTATATGATCAATGTTCAAACCTTTAATGAAGATTTTGATATACAGGAAAGGCCGTATGTAGAATTATTGGAAGACTCTGAATTTAATGGGACAACTTACAATCATCAATTTGTTACGCCTTTTCAAGACTATGTTACCGGAGATACTGTGTTAGTTTCTATGGCCAACATCACGGAAGAGTATTATAATTTTCTCGAGATTAGAAAAGACAACAGATTTTCTCTATTAGATGGTTTAGGTGAGCCTGTGAATTACCCTTCGAATGTAGAGAATGGCATAGGATTTTTTCATGTCCATCAATCAGACATACGGCTTTTTATTTTAGTAGAGTAA
- a CDS encoding Ig-like domain-containing protein, giving the protein MKKLLLFLLSAAVVFSCTEESIETSTPQFTDEEKTVTVVLANIPDGFEGEDVYIFTLNSMNELHYIQGAVATEDEEVLTSSTPGGASYSLIVYIPTVSDWTTEDSFSDGWYSSISSTLEKDGKFITDTWTNSSDFDESEETLDEALANAGTIEVLTVSFASLPSDGVYGQGDIFAVTATPNDNIDAGISSVEFLLNGTSLEVINEEPYSININTIDFPVGKHVLAVIATNGNGDTAEDDVEIEITGSENTAPDVSFTATYVGNGLSGSGTIGNLEEVERQELVTLNATVSDANLESVEFIIDGSTVYSATPDDAPYSFEWDTFENSVGTVIIEVKGTDTDGATRSAFLNLTLVDPDNFIPRGTLNSPSNGANFDFASYSITFSVTVTDAEGDAIESVRLSDIDSPFGPFPEWITLASEPYEVTFDEVSGAGFFAPGDWETNAHVYDNLGRYTKTNSRRYTFN; this is encoded by the coding sequence ATGAAAAAACTTCTACTATTTTTACTTTCTGCAGCAGTGGTATTTTCCTGCACAGAAGAAAGTATTGAAACGAGCACACCTCAATTTACCGATGAGGAAAAAACGGTGACAGTTGTTCTGGCCAACATACCAGATGGGTTTGAGGGTGAGGATGTGTATATTTTCACTCTTAATAGCATGAATGAATTGCATTATATACAGGGAGCCGTTGCTACTGAGGACGAAGAGGTATTAACTTCCTCAACTCCTGGCGGAGCATCTTACAGTCTAATTGTATACATTCCTACAGTAAGCGATTGGACAACAGAAGATTCTTTTTCTGATGGGTGGTACAGCAGCATAAGCTCTACTCTTGAAAAGGATGGCAAATTCATTACTGATACTTGGACAAATTCTTCTGATTTTGATGAAAGTGAAGAAACATTAGATGAGGCTTTAGCAAATGCTGGGACCATTGAAGTTCTAACTGTAAGTTTTGCCTCATTGCCAAGTGATGGAGTATATGGACAGGGTGATATTTTCGCAGTGACAGCTACCCCTAATGATAATATTGATGCAGGTATCAGCTCTGTAGAATTTTTATTAAATGGAACTAGCTTAGAGGTTATCAACGAAGAGCCATATTCTATTAATATTAACACAATTGATTTTCCTGTTGGTAAACATGTTTTAGCAGTTATAGCCACCAATGGAAATGGTGATACAGCCGAAGATGATGTTGAAATTGAGATAACTGGTTCTGAAAATACTGCACCAGATGTAAGTTTTACCGCTACTTACGTTGGTAATGGATTAAGTGGTTCAGGTACAATTGGAAACCTAGAAGAGGTTGAAAGACAGGAACTTGTAACTTTAAATGCAACTGTTTCAGACGCTAACCTCGAAAGTGTAGAGTTTATTATTGATGGAAGTACTGTTTATAGTGCTACGCCTGACGATGCTCCTTATTCATTTGAATGGGATACTTTTGAAAATTCAGTTGGGACAGTGATTATTGAAGTTAAAGGTACTGATACTGATGGAGCAACTAGAAGTGCTTTCTTAAACCTTACTTTGGTTGATCCAGATAACTTCATACCAAGAGGTACTCTTAATTCACCTTCAAATGGCGCTAACTTTGATTTTGCATCATACTCAATAACATTTTCAGTCACTGTGACTGATGCAGAGGGCGATGCTATTGAATCTGTAAGACTAAGCGACATAGACAGTCCGTTTGGACCGTTCCCAGAGTGGATTACATTAGCTTCGGAACCTTATGAAGTAACATTTGACGAAGTTTCAGGCGCAGGCTTTTTTGCCCCAGGAGATTGGGAAACAAATGCTCATGTATATGACAATTTGGGCAGATATACTAAGACCAATTCTAGAAGATATACATTCAACTAA
- a CDS encoding histone deacetylase family protein: MLKIAWSKIYNHPLPEGHRFPMEKYDLLPEQLLYEGTISQANLFEPRKLTEAEILATHDADYWQRLKNLQLTRKEERRSGFPLSDLIVEREITINAGTIECAEFALQYGVAMNVAGGTHHAYTNRAEGFCFLNDIAIAANYLLNENKAQKILVVDLDVHQGNGTAQIFRNEPRVFTFSMHGAKNYPMHKEQSDLDIGLPDKTDDAEYLKILDFHLKHLLDIVKPDFIFFQSGVDVLATDKLGRLGMSIAGCKKRDQLVFEAAYKNEIPIVASMGGGYSEKIKDIIEAHANTYRVAQEIYF; the protein is encoded by the coding sequence ATGCTTAAAATAGCCTGGTCAAAGATTTATAATCATCCGCTGCCGGAAGGGCACCGCTTCCCAATGGAGAAGTATGATCTGTTACCAGAGCAATTGCTTTATGAAGGTACCATCAGTCAGGCCAATCTTTTTGAACCAAGAAAACTTACCGAGGCAGAGATACTTGCAACCCACGATGCTGATTATTGGCAGCGATTAAAAAATCTGCAATTGACCAGAAAAGAAGAACGCAGAAGCGGCTTTCCTTTATCCGATTTGATTGTGGAGAGGGAAATCACCATCAATGCCGGTACCATAGAGTGTGCAGAGTTTGCGTTGCAATATGGTGTGGCTATGAATGTTGCAGGTGGCACGCATCACGCTTATACGAATAGGGCAGAGGGCTTTTGTTTTTTGAATGACATAGCCATTGCCGCCAACTATTTGCTTAATGAAAATAAGGCTCAAAAAATTCTGGTGGTCGATCTTGATGTGCATCAGGGCAATGGAACAGCACAGATATTTCGAAATGAGCCGAGGGTTTTTACTTTCAGCATGCATGGAGCTAAGAACTACCCCATGCACAAAGAGCAATCGGATTTAGATATCGGACTACCCGATAAAACTGACGATGCAGAGTATTTGAAAATTCTAGATTTCCATTTGAAACATTTGTTGGATATTGTGAAGCCTGATTTTATCTTCTTCCAATCAGGAGTGGATGTGCTGGCCACTGATAAGTTAGGTAGACTGGGAATGTCTATTGCTGGTTGTAAAAAGCGTGATCAATTGGTGTTTGAAGCGGCCTATAAAAATGAAATTCCGATTGTAGCCAGTATGGGTGGCGGCTACTCAGAGAAAATCAAAGACATTATAGAAGCTCACGCCAACACATACCGAGTGGCTCAGGAGATTTATTTTTAG
- a CDS encoding bacteriorhodopsin-like gives MKELFLADMMTIPKDDPVAFTFFTGYMAMFAASVFFFFERQSVSDKWKTSLLVSGLITMIAAVHYYYMRDYYAATGQNPTALRYIDWTLTVPLMCVEFYLLTKAAGAKVSLLWKLIAASVLMLVAGYIGEAFVPLNADGTAAAGATNHSVMWGVISTIGYIYILYTAWFGEVKALGDSSGNPQVIKGIKILAWFVLVGWAIYPIGYMCMPGGWLNTGLGWTSSNVDLFYNIADAINKIGFGLVIYSVAKSDSATAKA, from the coding sequence ATGAAAGAACTATTCTTAGCTGACATGATGACCATCCCGAAGGATGACCCTGTCGCATTTACATTCTTTACCGGCTACATGGCCATGTTTGCAGCCTCTGTATTCTTCTTTTTCGAAAGACAGAGCGTTTCAGACAAGTGGAAGACCTCACTACTTGTATCAGGTCTCATTACTATGATCGCAGCAGTACATTACTACTACATGCGAGATTATTATGCTGCTACTGGTCAGAACCCAACAGCATTACGTTACATCGATTGGACACTTACCGTACCATTGATGTGTGTTGAATTTTATTTATTAACCAAAGCTGCCGGAGCAAAAGTATCCTTATTATGGAAATTGATCGCTGCATCCGTTTTGATGTTAGTAGCAGGTTACATTGGCGAAGCATTTGTTCCATTAAATGCCGATGGAACTGCAGCCGCAGGTGCCACTAACCACAGTGTGATGTGGGGTGTTATTTCAACTATTGGATACATCTACATATTATACACTGCTTGGTTTGGTGAAGTTAAGGCCTTAGGAGATTCTTCAGGCAACCCGCAAGTAATTAAGGGCATCAAAATCCTGGCTTGGTTTGTATTGGTAGGTTGGGCAATCTATCCAATCGGTTACATGTGTATGCCTGGAGGCTGGTTGAACACCGGTTTAGGCTGGACATCTTCGAATGTAGATTTATTCTACAACATTGCAGATGCCATCAACAAGATAGGTTTCGGACTAGTTATTTATTCAGTAGCTAAGTCAGATTCAGCTACAGCAAAAGCATAA
- a CDS encoding DUF2214 family protein: MNELIIVRYIHFISFMVVFAMVFAESRLVHENMTRAELRRVFKIDGIYGLFALIVVGAGLYLWFGIGKPAEYYSNNPIFWTKVILFLVVGTLSIWPTMFFFKERKGHSDEPVIVPRRLRFIIRVELTLLVIIPLLAALMAQGVGL, translated from the coding sequence ATGAACGAACTAATAATTGTCAGATACATACACTTTATCAGTTTTATGGTTGTTTTTGCCATGGTATTTGCTGAATCGAGGCTTGTACATGAGAATATGACCCGCGCTGAATTGAGAAGAGTATTTAAAATAGATGGAATTTATGGTCTGTTTGCACTCATAGTGGTTGGAGCTGGTTTGTATCTGTGGTTCGGTATTGGAAAACCGGCAGAATATTACTCAAACAACCCCATTTTTTGGACCAAAGTAATACTATTCTTAGTAGTTGGTACATTGTCCATTTGGCCTACAATGTTCTTTTTTAAAGAGCGAAAGGGTCATTCAGACGAGCCTGTAATCGTACCAAGAAGATTACGGTTTATTATTCGTGTGGAACTTACACTGCTAGTTATCATTCCATTATTGGCAGCTTTAATGGCGCAAGGGGTAGGATTGTAA
- a CDS encoding caspase family protein — MRSFLSASLLILISTLSYSQDRRIALVIGNSDYEQSGVLKNPVNDANLMAQTLEELDFTVIKKLNATKFDMESVIYDFSRKLSEYTVALFYYAGHGIQVEGTNYLLPIDAKLNDKVAAEFEAIDVSKIVSQFERYPDNINIVILDACRNNPFKSFSRGGESGFKAIPAPSGTIIAFATGEGATASDGTGGNGLYTSALAEEMQKPQRIEDVFINTRVKVRERSDNQQSPQEWSQLTGRFFFNPEGATAATNDYMNEAVIAKNDKPKTAPTLDRGIISSGGQRAKVHLSDLLEFGYSVDEVLESGVPSRYMHGINFQGGIIVDIDEENRTGLIAAPFDQARGAKVNFEEANEICEFLEIDGFDDWKLPSRGQLIKMYKNLKENDYGNFTLDSYWSGSTNGYNNAWGFSFSSGSKYDFDKTGKHYVRAVRVFTY, encoded by the coding sequence ATGAGAAGTTTTTTATCGGCTAGTTTATTAATTCTAATTTCAACGCTTTCCTACTCGCAAGACAGACGGATAGCACTTGTCATCGGTAACTCTGATTATGAGCAAAGTGGTGTATTAAAAAACCCGGTAAATGATGCGAATTTAATGGCGCAAACACTGGAGGAATTGGATTTCACTGTAATTAAGAAACTAAATGCCACTAAATTCGACATGGAGAGTGTGATTTATGATTTTAGCCGTAAACTAAGTGAATATACAGTAGCACTATTTTATTATGCAGGACATGGCATACAGGTGGAAGGAACTAATTACCTGTTACCAATTGACGCTAAACTTAACGACAAAGTGGCTGCCGAATTTGAGGCGATTGATGTTAGTAAAATTGTTTCTCAATTTGAAAGATATCCTGATAACATAAACATTGTCATATTGGATGCTTGTAGAAATAACCCTTTCAAAAGTTTTTCGAGAGGTGGAGAATCAGGCTTTAAGGCTATACCTGCACCAAGTGGTACTATAATCGCTTTTGCGACTGGCGAAGGTGCAACAGCATCTGATGGAACTGGAGGTAATGGGCTATATACCAGTGCTTTAGCTGAAGAAATGCAAAAGCCTCAACGTATTGAAGATGTATTTATCAACACCAGAGTTAAAGTGAGAGAACGAAGCGATAACCAGCAAAGCCCACAAGAATGGTCTCAATTAACGGGAAGATTTTTCTTCAATCCTGAAGGTGCAACAGCAGCCACAAATGATTATATGAATGAGGCAGTTATTGCTAAAAATGATAAACCAAAAACAGCTCCAACGTTAGATAGAGGTATCATAAGTTCAGGTGGTCAGCGTGCTAAAGTTCATTTATCAGATTTATTGGAATTCGGATATAGCGTGGATGAAGTACTAGAATCAGGAGTGCCAAGCAGATATATGCACGGCATTAATTTTCAGGGTGGTATAATTGTAGATATTGATGAAGAAAACAGAACCGGCCTTATTGCAGCCCCATTTGATCAGGCGAGAGGTGCCAAAGTGAATTTCGAAGAGGCTAATGAAATTTGTGAGTTTTTGGAAATTGATGGGTTTGATGACTGGAAACTCCCATCAAGAGGTCAACTTATCAAGATGTATAAAAACTTGAAAGAGAACGATTATGGTAATTTCACCCTTGACAGTTATTGGAGTGGCTCAACCAATGGTTACAATAATGCTTGGGGCTTCAGTTTTTCCAGTGGAAGTAAATACGATTTCGATAAAACCGGAAAACACTATGTAAGAGCTGTAAGAGTATTTACCTACTAA
- a CDS encoding Brp/Blh family beta-carotene 15,15'-dioxygenase — MVKLDKHLLYITILLLAAFSLIELPTGTDTLLFLVTIVIVGIPHGALDHVIEFNDTRPDKLQLVKFYSIYIGLIGAVFACWYFFPQVSFLSFIAISAYHFGQSQLFYLNLKGRFVHLYYLSWGMLLLSMIIYTNIAECMAIFDSLEWLEVSQLNSTLWLSLLIKSGTLWITLTCLYLAKGQISMKEFGRELLLLAILLGSSLVTNAVITFTIYFGIWHSFRSLLLTFQSIRKNVGNSISKFIKAAMPFSVAGILFLGLGYYLSFHFDLGISIYMIFIIIISTLTVPHLFVMNKLYNPLH; from the coding sequence ATGGTTAAGTTAGATAAGCACTTACTTTATATTACGATATTATTGCTTGCTGCTTTTAGCTTAATTGAACTGCCTACAGGCACAGATACCCTCTTATTTCTTGTTACTATCGTTATCGTTGGAATACCCCACGGAGCCCTCGACCATGTGATTGAATTTAATGATACTAGGCCGGATAAATTACAACTAGTCAAATTTTACAGCATTTATATAGGTCTGATCGGAGCTGTATTTGCGTGTTGGTATTTTTTTCCGCAGGTCTCTTTTCTCTCCTTTATTGCTATTTCGGCCTATCATTTTGGGCAGTCCCAGCTGTTTTACTTGAATCTAAAAGGGCGTTTCGTGCATCTGTATTATTTAAGCTGGGGCATGCTGCTTCTTTCAATGATCATATATACTAATATCGCTGAATGCATGGCAATCTTTGACTCATTGGAATGGTTGGAAGTTTCTCAATTGAATAGTACACTCTGGCTCTCTCTTCTTATTAAAAGCGGCACATTGTGGATAACACTTACCTGCCTTTATCTTGCCAAAGGTCAGATTTCTATGAAAGAATTTGGCAGAGAACTTCTGCTCCTGGCTATTTTATTAGGTTCGTCACTCGTAACAAATGCCGTTATTACGTTCACCATTTACTTTGGAATTTGGCATTCCTTCCGTTCCTTACTTTTAACATTTCAGTCCATTAGAAAAAATGTTGGCAACTCCATTTCTAAGTTTATCAAGGCTGCCATGCCGTTCAGTGTAGCAGGAATTTTATTTTTAGGATTAGGATACTATCTCTCCTTTCATTTCGATTTAGGGATTTCTATCTACATGATTTTTATTATCATTATTTCCACACTGACGGTGCCACACTTATTTGTAATGAATAAGTTATATAATCCATTACATTGA
- a CDS encoding TonB-dependent receptor, which translates to MINLLKYSTTFLLIVMCSQQIVAQVEVRGQVVDAETKEALAFANIQVLNTKSVATSDSLGRFTIRVSHPTDSLSVSFIGYQTSQLTAAEVLNSYLIKLTAATTTLREVEVLGEKSTVIQQFESIRPGKQVLKKETVMELPALAGEPDFIKALTLLPGTTKGVEGSTDFFVRGGDADQNLVLMDGATVYNTGHLFGFLSVFNPSAIGEVNMLTGGFPSEYGGRLSSIIDIRTKRLDADRTVIEGGIGLISSRVAIEHPIIKDKLAIQVAGRRTYADQVVKLANISLPYYFYDANVNLDWTINKNQRLNYSFYIGDDVLNFIRNRDENVSGDEAGTSFTIGNIIQTLSYQYEASNLKSTTDFHFTRFDYRINSFFQDNFINVITDIQDIGVQQKFEWESTDNRKFNIGFSTIYRTVDPNLINSGGEISELVPESEGTERNVTESAVFGEWEFKKNQLQGIIGLRASAAFLENTTYIRPEPRMALRYGLNDHWAVKTSYTRMSQYIHRVSSSSFALPTDVWYPVNNRVKPQSADQFTLGVIKAIPERSSTLSLEGYYKLMQNLVEFNEGTNLILNNDFEEAIIQGDGESYGLELLARKEAGRFKGWLSYTLSWTTRQFEELNRGEKFNARYDRRHNASIVGNYQLNKRWSVSAVWEFISGARFTPIIGYYGIPNSAATGVDLIPQFPDRNSVKLADSHRLDISLIFKNRIKPNQRWRGEWQFSLYNVYNRATPIAIDIEYNEAANTYSYEQPGLLGLLPSISYNFTFYK; encoded by the coding sequence TTGATAAACCTGTTAAAATATAGCACTACGTTTCTACTCATTGTAATGTGCAGCCAGCAAATAGTTGCACAAGTTGAAGTGAGAGGTCAGGTAGTTGATGCTGAAACAAAGGAAGCTTTGGCCTTTGCTAACATTCAGGTATTGAACACAAAATCTGTAGCTACTTCTGATAGTCTTGGCAGGTTCACAATTCGTGTATCCCATCCTACAGATTCATTATCAGTATCATTTATTGGATACCAGACCAGTCAATTGACTGCCGCTGAAGTATTGAATAGTTATTTAATTAAGCTTACCGCAGCAACTACAACTTTAAGAGAGGTGGAAGTATTGGGTGAAAAATCTACAGTTATTCAACAGTTTGAAAGTATAAGGCCCGGAAAGCAAGTGCTCAAAAAAGAAACAGTGATGGAGCTACCCGCACTTGCTGGTGAGCCTGATTTTATAAAAGCACTTACATTATTACCGGGTACTACAAAAGGTGTAGAAGGCTCAACCGACTTTTTTGTTAGAGGTGGAGATGCTGATCAAAACTTGGTATTGATGGATGGAGCTACTGTTTACAATACAGGTCACTTATTTGGTTTTTTATCAGTATTCAACCCATCTGCAATTGGAGAAGTGAATATGCTTACTGGTGGCTTCCCATCAGAATATGGTGGAAGGCTTTCATCTATTATTGATATTAGAACCAAACGGTTAGATGCTGACAGAACCGTTATTGAAGGTGGTATAGGATTAATTTCATCAAGGGTTGCTATAGAACATCCAATTATTAAGGATAAGTTGGCTATTCAAGTGGCCGGTAGAAGAACCTATGCAGATCAGGTAGTTAAACTCGCTAACATTAGCTTACCCTACTATTTTTATGATGCCAATGTTAACCTAGATTGGACTATTAACAAAAATCAGCGTCTAAACTATAGCTTCTATATTGGCGATGATGTGTTGAATTTCATCAGAAACCGTGATGAAAATGTTTCAGGAGATGAAGCTGGTACATCTTTCACCATCGGAAACATCATCCAGACACTTAGCTATCAATATGAAGCCAGCAACTTAAAAAGCACAACAGATTTTCACTTTACGCGATTCGATTACCGTATCAATAGCTTCTTTCAAGATAACTTCATTAATGTGATCACCGACATACAGGATATTGGCGTACAGCAAAAATTTGAATGGGAAAGTACAGATAATCGCAAGTTTAATATTGGGTTCTCTACAATTTATAGAACTGTTGATCCCAACCTCATTAATTCAGGCGGAGAAATCTCTGAGCTTGTACCTGAAAGCGAAGGCACGGAAAGAAATGTGACTGAATCAGCTGTTTTTGGAGAGTGGGAGTTTAAGAAAAACCAGCTGCAGGGAATTATTGGTTTAAGAGCCTCCGCAGCATTTCTGGAAAACACAACCTATATAAGGCCTGAGCCTCGAATGGCATTGAGATATGGATTAAATGACCATTGGGCAGTAAAAACAAGCTATACACGTATGAGTCAATACATTCACCGCGTATCCAGCTCATCATTTGCATTGCCTACTGATGTTTGGTATCCCGTAAATAATCGAGTAAAACCTCAGTCGGCAGATCAGTTTACACTTGGAGTAATAAAGGCTATTCCAGAGAGAAGCTCCACCCTTTCACTGGAAGGCTATTATAAACTCATGCAAAATCTCGTTGAGTTTAATGAAGGTACTAACCTCATACTTAATAACGATTTTGAAGAGGCCATTATTCAAGGGGATGGCGAGTCTTATGGCTTAGAGTTGTTAGCACGAAAAGAGGCTGGCCGATTTAAAGGTTGGCTGTCTTATACACTTTCATGGACAACAAGACAGTTTGAAGAATTAAATAGAGGCGAAAAATTTAATGCCAGATACGACAGAAGGCACAATGCTTCTATAGTGGGAAACTATCAACTAAATAAGCGTTGGAGTGTATCGGCTGTTTGGGAGTTTATTTCTGGCGCCAGATTTACTCCTATAATAGGTTATTATGGTATCCCAAATTCAGCAGCAACGGGAGTTGATTTAATTCCACAGTTCCCGGACAGAAATTCAGTGAAACTGGCCGATTCTCATCGGTTGGATATTAGCCTTATTTTTAAAAACAGAATTAAACCGAATCAACGTTGGCGAGGCGAATGGCAATTTAGTTTGTACAACGTATACAATAGAGCAACACCTATTGCCATTGATATTGAATACAATGAAGCCGCAAACACCTACAGCTACGAACAACCGGGGTTATTGGGCCTTTTGCCATCCATATCCTATAACTTCACTTTTTATAAATGA
- a CDS encoding alpha/beta fold hydrolase, whose amino-acid sequence MKRLIQIFIGLIAGLLLLFVFLRTQDIPLNELKQKYTDDASQFVEIDGIEVHYKQEGTGLDLLLIHGTASSLHTWDGWVKELKNDFRITRLDLPAFGLTGPHPSGDYSISFYTNFLDEFVKTVGLDTFSIAGNSLGGGIAWSYALNNQNKIQKLILIDASGYPKEGMPSVFKIAQNPLGASLLKQVTPRSFVAKNVREVYFYDSLITESLIDRYYELTLRPGNRQAFIDRARTKLGYNYELIETLDIPTLIQWGRHDEWIPLADGEKFLSEIPNSTLKVYDAGHVPMEELPQKTADDCRTFIRNE is encoded by the coding sequence ATGAAACGACTCATTCAAATATTCATTGGTTTGATTGCTGGATTATTGCTGCTCTTTGTTTTTCTAAGAACACAGGATATCCCGTTGAATGAACTAAAGCAAAAATATACAGATGATGCCTCTCAATTTGTAGAAATAGATGGTATAGAAGTACACTATAAACAAGAGGGCACCGGACTTGATTTATTACTCATTCATGGCACAGCCTCCTCTCTTCATACCTGGGACGGTTGGGTGAAAGAATTAAAAAATGATTTTCGAATTACCCGACTGGACTTACCTGCCTTTGGCTTGACAGGCCCACATCCTTCAGGGGATTATTCTATCTCGTTTTACACCAATTTCCTTGATGAATTTGTAAAGACAGTTGGGTTAGATACGTTTTCCATTGCTGGTAATTCGCTGGGAGGTGGAATAGCGTGGAGTTATGCCTTGAATAATCAGAATAAAATACAAAAGTTGATACTGATTGATGCTTCTGGATATCCAAAGGAAGGCATGCCGTCAGTTTTCAAAATTGCTCAAAACCCACTAGGTGCAAGTCTGTTAAAACAAGTAACACCACGTTCTTTCGTGGCTAAAAATGTTCGTGAAGTTTATTTCTATGATTCACTCATTACCGAAAGCTTAATCGACCGATACTATGAACTAACACTAAGACCCGGTAACAGACAGGCTTTCATAGACAGGGCTAGAACAAAGCTTGGGTATAACTATGAACTAATTGAAACTCTTGATATACCAACCTTAATTCAATGGGGCCGGCATGATGAATGGATTCCACTAGCAGATGGAGAAAAATTTTTATCAGAGATACCTAACAGCACACTAAAAGTGTATGATGCCGGGCATGTGCCAATGGAAGAATTGCCACAAAAAACGGCAGACGACTGCCGTACTTTTATCCGCAATGAATAA